In Toxotes jaculatrix isolate fToxJac2 chromosome 12, fToxJac2.pri, whole genome shotgun sequence, the following are encoded in one genomic region:
- the camlg gene encoding calcium signal-modulating cyclophilin ligand isoform X2 has translation MESGEANEEKTGSLSAAQKRAEIRRRKLLMNSEDRMNRIVGFAKNESENNGASRRPTEPRFHLDLERTEPWSSSSSSPRPSPFLPEASGLGSRSLSATPERRGSPLPDCSDLPGGSLEDDIGGVRQRPRGERASDDLSGSPRRGLQKYLSRFDDAMKLRGQLANEKPPQDGGSDSEEFDPFRIFRLIGSILLAVFVRVFVCKYLSIFAPFLTLELAYMGLSKYFPKVEKKTKTTVLTAALLLSGIPAEVINRSMDTYRRMGDVFADLCVYFFTFILSHEILLFIGSETP, from the exons ATGGAGTCCGGGGAGGCCAACGAGGAGAAGACAGGCTCTCTGTCGGCGGCGCAGAAGAGAGCAGAGATCCGGAGGAGAAAACTGCTCATGAATTCAGAGGACAGGATGAACAGGATCGTGGGCTTCGCCAAAAACGAGTCTGAAAATAACG GAGCATCTCGGCGTCCCACAGAACCCCGCTTCCACCTCGACCTCGAAAGGACAGAGCCGTGGTCTTCATCATCGTCTTCACCGAGACCGTCACCTTTCCTACCAGAGGCTTCAGGGCTCGGCAGCCGCTCCCTCAGTGCCACCCCAGAGAGGAGGGGCTCGCCCCTGCCAGACTGCAGCGACCTACCTGGAGGCTCTCTGGAAGACGACATTGGAGGGGTCCGGCAGAGACCGAGGGGGGAGCGGGCATCAGACGACCTCAGCGGGTCCCCGCGCCGAGGCCTCCAGAAGTACCTGTCTCGTTTTGACGATGCCATGAAACTGCGGGGTCAGCTGGCCAATGAGAAGCCGCCCCAGGACGGAGGGTCGGACTCAGAGGAATTTGATCCTTTCAGAATCTTCAGGCTCATCGGCAGCATCCTCCTCGCTGTTTTTGTCAGGGTTTTTGTCTGCAAGTATCTG TCAATATTTGCTCCATTTCTGACCCTTGAACTGGCCTACATGGGGCTGTCCAAATACTTTCCAAAG GTAGAGAAGAAGACCAAGACCACTGTGCTAACCGCTGCCCTGCTGCTGTCTGGTATCCCCGCCGAGGTCATCAACCGCTCCATGGACACCTACAGGAGGATGGGCGATGTCTTCGCCGACCTCTGCGTCTACTTCTTCACCTTCATCCTCTCGCACGAGAtccttctcttcattggctcaGAGACTCCCTGA
- the camlg gene encoding calcium signal-modulating cyclophilin ligand isoform X1: MESGEANEEKTGSLSAAQKRAEIRRRKLLMNSEDRMNRIVGFAKNESENNAGASRRPTEPRFHLDLERTEPWSSSSSSPRPSPFLPEASGLGSRSLSATPERRGSPLPDCSDLPGGSLEDDIGGVRQRPRGERASDDLSGSPRRGLQKYLSRFDDAMKLRGQLANEKPPQDGGSDSEEFDPFRIFRLIGSILLAVFVRVFVCKYLSIFAPFLTLELAYMGLSKYFPKVEKKTKTTVLTAALLLSGIPAEVINRSMDTYRRMGDVFADLCVYFFTFILSHEILLFIGSETP; encoded by the exons ATGGAGTCCGGGGAGGCCAACGAGGAGAAGACAGGCTCTCTGTCGGCGGCGCAGAAGAGAGCAGAGATCCGGAGGAGAAAACTGCTCATGAATTCAGAGGACAGGATGAACAGGATCGTGGGCTTCGCCAAAAACGAGTCTGAAAATAACG CAGGAGCATCTCGGCGTCCCACAGAACCCCGCTTCCACCTCGACCTCGAAAGGACAGAGCCGTGGTCTTCATCATCGTCTTCACCGAGACCGTCACCTTTCCTACCAGAGGCTTCAGGGCTCGGCAGCCGCTCCCTCAGTGCCACCCCAGAGAGGAGGGGCTCGCCCCTGCCAGACTGCAGCGACCTACCTGGAGGCTCTCTGGAAGACGACATTGGAGGGGTCCGGCAGAGACCGAGGGGGGAGCGGGCATCAGACGACCTCAGCGGGTCCCCGCGCCGAGGCCTCCAGAAGTACCTGTCTCGTTTTGACGATGCCATGAAACTGCGGGGTCAGCTGGCCAATGAGAAGCCGCCCCAGGACGGAGGGTCGGACTCAGAGGAATTTGATCCTTTCAGAATCTTCAGGCTCATCGGCAGCATCCTCCTCGCTGTTTTTGTCAGGGTTTTTGTCTGCAAGTATCTG TCAATATTTGCTCCATTTCTGACCCTTGAACTGGCCTACATGGGGCTGTCCAAATACTTTCCAAAG GTAGAGAAGAAGACCAAGACCACTGTGCTAACCGCTGCCCTGCTGCTGTCTGGTATCCCCGCCGAGGTCATCAACCGCTCCATGGACACCTACAGGAGGATGGGCGATGTCTTCGCCGACCTCTGCGTCTACTTCTTCACCTTCATCCTCTCGCACGAGAtccttctcttcattggctcaGAGACTCCCTGA